The following are encoded in a window of Prevotella melaninogenica genomic DNA:
- a CDS encoding lactonase family protein — protein MNFKSILFGMALAVSPLFGFADSNIKMVVGTYTDAGSQGLYSFSFDQSTGKASGITSLKVDNPSYFTFSKDGRNIYAVSEKNNATAVLNSIGYDPVNGTFAFKNSQLTHGGDPCYVSTDGKIALTANYSGGTISVFPILKNGTLDKSLLQLGSVKGGPNRSRQNTPHAHCAIFAPDGYILTTDFSGDRILCFSYNKRDKKLEDHDIAAHVKPGSGPRHLVFSPNGRYAYLMNELSGKVIVYSYSDGKLKELQSIAADNANARGGADIHVSPDGMFVYASTRLKGDGITIFRVGNKGTLTRVGAQLTGKHPRNFAITPNGNFLLVACRDDNSIQVYSRDKDTGLLKNTHQDIVLSHPVCVKFYPE, from the coding sequence ATGAATTTTAAATCTATTTTATTCGGTATGGCTTTGGCAGTTAGTCCTCTGTTCGGTTTTGCCGACAGTAATATCAAGATGGTTGTCGGAACCTATACTGATGCTGGTAGTCAGGGGTTATATTCTTTCTCTTTCGACCAGTCTACTGGTAAGGCATCGGGTATCACTTCGTTAAAGGTTGACAATCCTTCTTATTTTACTTTCAGCAAGGATGGTCGTAATATCTATGCTGTTAGCGAGAAGAATAATGCGACAGCTGTTCTTAATAGTATTGGTTACGACCCTGTAAACGGTACTTTCGCTTTTAAAAACTCACAGCTAACGCATGGTGGCGATCCTTGTTATGTGTCTACAGATGGCAAGATTGCACTTACTGCTAATTACTCTGGGGGTACTATCTCTGTCTTCCCAATTCTTAAGAATGGAACACTCGATAAGTCTTTGTTGCAGTTAGGTAGTGTGAAGGGTGGTCCTAACCGTTCACGTCAGAACACACCTCATGCACATTGTGCTATCTTTGCACCCGATGGTTATATCCTTACAACCGACTTCAGTGGCGACCGTATTCTTTGTTTCTCTTATAACAAGCGTGATAAGAAGTTAGAGGATCATGATATTGCTGCTCATGTAAAACCAGGCTCTGGTCCACGTCATCTTGTTTTCTCTCCTAATGGTAGATATGCTTATCTTATGAATGAGTTGTCTGGTAAGGTGATTGTTTATAGTTATAGTGACGGTAAGTTAAAGGAACTTCAGTCTATCGCTGCTGATAATGCTAACGCACGTGGTGGTGCTGATATCCATGTCAGTCCTGATGGAATGTTTGTTTATGCAAGCACACGTCTGAAGGGTGATGGTATCACTATCTTCCGTGTAGGCAATAAGGGTACCTTGACTCGTGTGGGTGCGCAGCTTACTGGTAAACATCCACGTAACTTTGCTATCACACCAAATGGCAACTTCCTCCTCGTTGCTTGTCGTGATGATAACTCAATACAGGTTTACTCACGTGATAAGGATACGGGCTTGCTTAAGAATACTCATCAGGATATTGTCCTTAGTCACCCAGTTTGCGTGAAGTTCTATCCAGAGTAA
- a CDS encoding GH32 C-terminal domain-containing protein, with the protein MYKRNLFLYAALIALSVSATAQTMNITREGDTTIVKIAKSPKYLLLPIEEGKDEAQVILDNGKKTDTWMDVRLAQGKTDYYVPFKLNKGKTSIVKIVNLKADALALQKGQLKLSNVWDVTNTDYYRPSYHHTPSYGWMNDPVGMFYKDGVYHLCYQYNPYGSMWGNMHWGHAVSRDLIHWKEVEPTLQRDPMGHIFSGSTVIDKDGTAGYGKNAIISLYTSDSKENAQTQCMAYSTDGGYTFHKYEKNPVLKPFDGVKDFRDPKVFWYEPLQKWYMIVSADKEMRFYSSPNFKDWTYVSAFGKGYGSQPNQFECPDFFELPVDGNPNKKKWVMIVNINPGCLFGGSATEYFVGDFDGTNFTCDSDPSVAKFLDYGKDHYATVTLSGVKDRVLGIAWMSNWQYANVTPIRQYRGANTLPRELKLFTGKDGQVYMSSNIAPEVAYLRRTYKRLPDLLVANEREAKNVSASKENAFEVEMDVTPNKASKTGIVLYNDKGEKVDIYFDIKAGRLVMDRTESGKVKFGEKSEPHKIETDYDDREEQKALGAKRKQNSINYQNDFALGTWAPLSLCDSNTYHLNIFVDKCSIEIFVDGGRISMTNLVFPTEPYTSIKFYSDGNRASFKNIKVCELGILKR; encoded by the coding sequence ATGTACAAAAGAAATCTTTTCCTTTATGCAGCCTTAATAGCTCTTTCCGTATCGGCTACGGCACAGACAATGAACATCACACGTGAGGGTGACACAACGATTGTGAAGATAGCAAAGTCGCCAAAGTATCTTCTCCTTCCGATTGAAGAGGGGAAAGACGAAGCGCAGGTGATACTCGACAATGGTAAGAAGACTGATACGTGGATGGATGTAAGATTAGCACAAGGGAAGACCGACTATTATGTACCATTTAAACTCAATAAGGGTAAGACTTCTATTGTCAAGATCGTAAACCTAAAGGCAGATGCACTGGCACTTCAAAAAGGACAACTGAAGCTTTCAAACGTGTGGGATGTGACCAATACCGACTACTATCGCCCTTCTTATCATCATACCCCTTCTTACGGATGGATGAACGACCCTGTTGGAATGTTCTATAAAGATGGGGTCTACCACCTCTGTTATCAATATAACCCTTACGGCTCCATGTGGGGAAATATGCACTGGGGACATGCTGTCAGTCGTGACCTTATCCATTGGAAAGAGGTTGAACCGACGCTTCAGCGCGACCCTATGGGACATATCTTCTCGGGTAGTACGGTAATAGATAAGGACGGTACGGCTGGTTATGGGAAGAATGCGATTATCTCCCTTTATACCTCCGATAGCAAGGAGAATGCGCAGACACAATGTATGGCTTATAGCACCGATGGCGGTTATACCTTTCATAAGTATGAGAAGAACCCTGTTTTGAAGCCTTTCGATGGTGTGAAAGACTTCCGCGACCCAAAGGTCTTCTGGTATGAGCCATTGCAGAAGTGGTATATGATCGTTTCTGCCGACAAAGAAATGCGTTTCTATTCATCGCCTAACTTCAAAGATTGGACCTACGTCAGTGCTTTCGGTAAGGGTTATGGTTCACAACCCAATCAGTTTGAATGTCCCGACTTCTTCGAACTCCCTGTTGATGGCAATCCAAATAAGAAGAAATGGGTGATGATAGTGAACATTAATCCGGGCTGTCTCTTTGGTGGTAGTGCTACGGAGTACTTTGTAGGTGACTTCGATGGGACGAACTTTACCTGCGATAGCGACCCTTCTGTAGCTAAGTTCCTCGACTATGGTAAGGACCATTATGCCACAGTTACCTTATCAGGCGTTAAAGACCGTGTGTTGGGAATAGCATGGATGAGCAACTGGCAGTATGCTAACGTTACGCCTATCCGTCAATATCGTGGTGCCAATACGCTTCCACGTGAGTTAAAACTCTTCACAGGTAAAGATGGACAAGTCTATATGTCTTCTAATATTGCACCAGAGGTAGCCTACCTAAGAAGAACCTATAAGCGTCTGCCCGACCTATTGGTTGCTAACGAGCGGGAGGCAAAGAACGTCTCTGCAAGTAAGGAGAATGCCTTTGAGGTAGAGATGGATGTAACGCCAAACAAGGCTTCTAAGACGGGAATAGTACTTTATAATGATAAGGGTGAGAAGGTAGATATCTACTTTGATATCAAGGCAGGGCGACTGGTTATGGATCGTACGGAGAGCGGAAAGGTTAAGTTTGGTGAGAAGTCAGAACCTCATAAGATTGAAACCGACTATGACGACCGTGAGGAACAGAAGGCTTTAGGTGCGAAGCGGAAGCAGAACTCCATTAATTATCAGAACGACTTTGCACTCGGTACATGGGCACCATTGAGCCTTTGCGACTCCAACACCTACCACTTGAACATCTTTGTTGACAAGTGTTCTATCGAAATCTTCGTCGATGGCGGTCGTATCTCAATGACCAACCTTGTCTTCCCAACCGAACCATACACCTCTATAAAGTTCTATTCTGACGGCAATAGAGCCTCCTTTAAAAACATAAAGGTGTGCGAGTTAGGAATATTGAAGCGTTAA
- the rpsI gene encoding 30S ribosomal protein S9, giving the protein MEVINAIGRRKSAVARVYLSEGTGKITINKKDLTEFFPSAILQYVVKQPLQLLGVEGQYDIKANLDGGGFTGQSQALRLAIARALVKVNAEDKKALKDQGFLTRDSRTVERKKPGQPKARAHFQFSKR; this is encoded by the coding sequence ATGGAAGTAATTAATGCAATTGGTCGCCGTAAGAGCGCTGTAGCGCGTGTTTACCTCTCAGAGGGCACCGGTAAGATCACAATCAACAAGAAAGATTTAACTGAATTCTTCCCATCAGCTATCCTGCAGTACGTGGTTAAGCAGCCACTGCAGTTGCTCGGTGTAGAAGGTCAGTATGACATTAAGGCCAACCTCGATGGTGGTGGCTTTACTGGTCAGAGCCAGGCACTGCGTCTTGCTATCGCTCGTGCATTGGTTAAGGTTAACGCTGAAGATAAGAAAGCACTTAAGGACCAGGGATTCCTGACACGCGACAGCCGTACTGTTGAGCGTAAGAAGCCAGGTCAGCCAAAGGCTCGTGCTCACTTCCAGTTCAGTAAGCGTTAA
- the rplM gene encoding 50S ribosomal protein L13, which yields MDTLSYKTISVNKETAKKEWVVIDASDQVVGRLCSKVAKLLRGKYKPTFTPHVDCGDNVIIINAAKVVFSGKKETDKVYTRYTGYPGGQRFNTPAQLRTRKNGIDKMIRHAVKGMLPKGPLGRHLLDNLYVIEGTELNGLEAQKPKAIDINQYK from the coding sequence ATGGACACTTTAAGTTACAAGACTATTTCCGTAAATAAGGAAACAGCTAAAAAAGAGTGGGTCGTTATTGACGCGAGCGATCAGGTTGTAGGTCGTCTTTGCTCTAAAGTAGCTAAGCTTCTTCGCGGAAAGTACAAGCCAACTTTCACCCCACACGTAGATTGTGGTGACAACGTAATCATTATCAATGCAGCTAAGGTTGTATTCTCTGGTAAGAAGGAGACTGATAAGGTTTACACACGTTATACTGGTTACCCTGGTGGTCAGCGTTTCAACACACCTGCACAGCTTCGTACTCGTAAGAACGGTATTGACAAGATGATTCGTCATGCTGTTAAGGGTATGTTACCAAAGGGTCCTTTAGGTCGTCATCTGTTGGATAACCTCTATGTTATCGAAGGTACAGAGCTCAACGGTCTCGAGGCACAGAAGCCAAAGGCAATTGATATTAACCAGTATAAATAA